A genomic region of Nostoc sp. UHCC 0702 contains the following coding sequences:
- a CDS encoding 50S ribosomal protein L28: MSRRCELTGKKANNAFAISHSHRRTKRLQHANLQNKRVWWESGNRWVKLKLSTKAIKTLEIKGLEAMAKEAGINLNHY, from the coding sequence ATGTCTCGTCGCTGTGAATTAACTGGTAAAAAGGCAAATAACGCCTTTGCAATTTCTCACTCTCACCGCCGTACCAAACGCCTTCAGCACGCCAACCTGCAAAACAAGCGCGTTTGGTGGGAAAGTGGAAATCGCTGGGTAAAACTGAAGCTATCTACCAAAGCCATCAAAACCCTAGAAATCAAAGGGTTAGAAGCAATGGCTAAAGAAGCAGGGATTAACCTCAATCATTACTAA